A stretch of Aerococcus urinaehominis DNA encodes these proteins:
- the leuC gene encoding 3-isopropylmalate dehydratase large subunit has protein sequence MGKTLFDKIWETHVLAGQEGENQLLYIDLHMIHEVTSPQGFESLREQGRSLRAPEKTLATIDHNNPTRNIHDIKNPIAKQQIEVLQKNCQDFGVELMPYGDISQGIVHMVGPEQGATQPGKTVVCGDSHTATHGAFGAIAFGIGSSEVEHVFATQSLWQKKPKNLGVKISGQLPAGVYSKDIMLHLFHKYGTDFGTGYAMELFGDTVESLSMEGRMTMCNLGIEFGSKYTLIRPDQKTFDYLQGRPKSPENYDAAVAYWKTLYTDPDAVYDAYIELDVSELSPYVTWGTTPAMGLKIEEAFPEIADHNDARAYEYMDLKPGMHFEDIPVTNVFLGSCTNARLEDLIEGAKYIKGRKVVPGMYAAVVPGSRSVKVQAEELGIADMYMEAGFQWREPGCSACISMNGDVVPAGVHCASTTNRNFEGRQGPGARTHLCSPAMAVLAAVKGHFYDTRKDDQEVPQVEIL, from the coding sequence ATGGGAAAAACACTATTTGATAAAATCTGGGAAACTCATGTTTTAGCTGGCCAGGAGGGTGAAAACCAATTATTATATATTGACCTTCATATGATTCATGAAGTAACCTCTCCGCAAGGCTTTGAAAGCCTACGTGAACAAGGTCGATCATTAAGGGCACCAGAGAAGACACTAGCAACAATTGATCATAATAATCCTACGCGTAATATCCATGATATAAAAAATCCAATTGCCAAACAGCAAATAGAGGTTTTACAAAAAAATTGTCAAGATTTTGGCGTGGAGCTGATGCCCTATGGTGATATTAGTCAAGGAATCGTCCATATGGTGGGACCAGAACAGGGGGCAACTCAACCTGGAAAGACGGTAGTTTGTGGTGATTCACATACAGCGACCCATGGTGCTTTTGGTGCGATTGCCTTTGGGATTGGTTCGAGCGAGGTGGAGCACGTCTTTGCTACCCAATCGCTATGGCAAAAAAAGCCTAAAAATTTAGGTGTTAAAATTAGCGGGCAATTGCCAGCTGGTGTTTATTCTAAGGATATTATGCTTCATCTCTTCCATAAATATGGCACAGATTTTGGAACTGGTTACGCCATGGAGCTTTTTGGGGATACGGTAGAGAGCTTGTCTATGGAGGGCCGGATGACTATGTGCAACCTGGGCATTGAATTTGGTTCTAAATATACCTTAATTCGTCCAGACCAGAAGACCTTTGATTATCTTCAAGGTCGACCTAAGTCTCCAGAAAACTACGATGCAGCGGTTGCCTATTGGAAGACCTTATATACTGATCCGGATGCGGTTTATGATGCCTACATTGAACTCGATGTGTCTGAACTCAGTCCCTATGTTACCTGGGGGACCACACCTGCTATGGGCCTAAAAATCGAGGAAGCCTTCCCAGAAATTGCAGACCACAACGATGCGCGTGCCTATGAATATATGGACCTGAAACCAGGTATGCATTTTGAAGATATTCCAGTAACCAATGTTTTTCTAGGATCATGTACTAATGCTCGATTAGAAGATTTAATTGAAGGGGCTAAATATATTAAGGGCCGCAAAGTTGTACCTGGTATGTATGCGGCAGTTGTACCAGGATCGCGCTCAGTTAAAGTTCAAGCTGAAGAACTTGGCATTGCTGATATGTATATGGAAGCAGGCTTTCAGTGGCGAGAGCCAGGTTGCTCTGCTTGCATTTCAATGAACGGGGACGTGGTACCAGCCGGCGTCCATTGTGCCTCGACAACTAACCGCAACTTTGAAGGCCGCCAGGGCCCTGGCGCCAGAACGCATCTCTGCAGTCCAGCTATGGCCGTTTTAGCGGCGGTTAAGGGCCATTTTTATGACACTCGCAAAGATGATCAGGAGGTGCCACAAGTTGAAATCCTTTAA
- a CDS encoding glucose-1-phosphate adenylyltransferase yields the protein MKNGKMLAMILAGGKGTRLGKLTKDIAKPAVPFGGRYRIIDFPLSNCANSGISTVGIMTQYEPLVLNTHIGNGSPWDLDSSDGGAFILQPYSGSDGGNWFEGTANAIYENITFVDSHNPEYVLILSGDHIYKMDYQKMLDEHIERGADCTVGVIPVPIEEASRFGIMNTDKEGRIVEFEEKPEHPKSNLASMGIYIFTWKKLRDYLTSDPEKMEDFGQNVIPAYLDNHESLYAYAFEGYWKDVGTIDSLWEANMEFIDPDHPLNIRDSSWPINSKNPVAPPQFLSAESHVSNSIVSDGCIIRGEVVDSVISQEVLIGKDSKVNKSVLMSNVTVGKNAEIEYAILGEGAQVHDNAKLVGSPDNILVVGYEEEVGGN from the coding sequence ATGAAAAACGGAAAAATGCTTGCAATGATTTTGGCTGGTGGTAAGGGTACACGTTTGGGTAAATTAACCAAGGATATAGCAAAACCAGCTGTACCTTTTGGTGGTCGTTATCGTATCATTGATTTCCCTCTATCTAACTGTGCTAACTCTGGTATTAGTACAGTAGGTATTATGACTCAATATGAACCTTTAGTTTTGAATACCCATATTGGTAACGGATCTCCGTGGGATTTAGACTCTAGTGATGGTGGTGCCTTCATTTTACAACCATATTCAGGTTCTGATGGTGGTAATTGGTTTGAAGGTACAGCCAATGCGATTTATGAAAATATTACATTCGTAGATAGTCATAATCCGGAATACGTACTAATTTTATCAGGTGACCATATTTACAAGATGGACTATCAAAAGATGCTTGATGAGCATATAGAGAGAGGAGCCGATTGTACTGTAGGTGTTATCCCAGTACCAATTGAAGAAGCTTCTCGATTCGGTATCATGAATACTGATAAAGAAGGCCGAATTGTTGAATTCGAGGAAAAACCAGAACATCCAAAATCTAATCTAGCTTCGATGGGTATCTATATCTTTACCTGGAAGAAGCTCCGTGACTATTTAACATCAGATCCTGAAAAGATGGAAGACTTTGGTCAAAATGTTATTCCGGCGTATTTAGATAATCATGAATCTCTTTATGCTTATGCTTTTGAAGGGTACTGGAAGGATGTTGGTACCATTGATTCACTTTGGGAAGCCAACATGGAATTTATCGACCCCGATCATCCATTAAATATTAGAGACTCTTCTTGGCCGATTAATTCTAAGAATCCGGTAGCGCCACCACAATTCCTGTCTGCTGAATCGCATGTGTCTAATTCAATTGTTTCAGATGGTTGTATTATTCGCGGAGAAGTTGTTGATTCAGTAATTTCTCAAGAAGTTCTGATAGGCAAAGACTCTAAAGTTAATAAATCTGTCCTGATGTCTAATGTGACTGTTGGTAAGAATGCTGAAATTGAATACGCCATTCTGGGTGAAGGGGCACAAGTTCATGACAATGCTAAATTAGTAGGCAGCCCAGATAATATCCTAGTTGTTGGTTATGAAGAAGAAGTTGGAGGTAATTAA
- a CDS encoding VOC family protein: protein MKMAHTCVRVKDLAASKKFYTEAFGFEVTEERDFPEYEFTLAYLTLPGDDYELELTYNYDHGEYDLGDGYGHIAIATDRLAELNAEQKEKGFDVTDLKNLPGEDPHYYFITDPDGYKIEVIKAD, encoded by the coding sequence ATGAAAATGGCACATACATGTGTACGGGTGAAAGATTTAGCAGCTTCCAAGAAATTCTATACAGAAGCTTTTGGTTTTGAAGTAACAGAAGAACGTGATTTTCCTGAGTATGAATTTACCTTAGCTTACTTAACCCTTCCTGGTGATGATTATGAGTTAGAATTAACCTATAATTATGACCATGGTGAGTACGACTTAGGTGACGGCTATGGACACATTGCTATTGCCACTGATCGCCTAGCTGAATTAAATGCTGAGCAGAAAGAAAAAGGCTTTGATGTGACAGACCTAAAAAACCTGCCAGGGGAAGACCCTCACTACTACTTCATTACTGATCCTGATGGCTATAAAATTGAAGTGATTAAAGCAGATTAA
- the leuD gene encoding 3-isopropylmalate dehydratase small subunit: MKSFKIHIGTTVALMDDNINTDQILPSRFLSRISKKGFGECLFANWRYVQNDQTQDEIEVPDFVLNQPDRRQASILITGDNFAGGSSREHAVWALDDWGIRCVIAGGFSDIFYNNSFKNGLLAITLPLADRQALASLSGDQLVTINLETQEVHAPCGHYHFDIDPEVRHKLLYGIDDIVETLNHAEDISAYESKWDDFYEPGAKALNYDDASLKSKLPNY, translated from the coding sequence TTGAAATCCTTTAAAATACATATAGGAACGACAGTAGCCTTAATGGATGACAATATTAATACTGACCAAATTTTACCATCCCGTTTCTTAAGCCGGATTTCAAAAAAAGGTTTCGGAGAGTGCTTATTTGCCAATTGGCGTTATGTACAAAATGACCAGACTCAGGATGAAATTGAAGTACCAGACTTCGTCCTTAATCAGCCAGACCGTCGTCAGGCTTCAATTCTAATAACTGGCGATAATTTCGCTGGTGGATCTTCTAGAGAGCATGCTGTTTGGGCTCTGGATGACTGGGGGATTCGGTGTGTGATTGCTGGTGGTTTTTCTGATATTTTTTATAACAACTCATTTAAAAATGGTTTATTAGCAATTACCTTGCCGCTAGCAGACCGTCAGGCTTTAGCTAGTCTTAGTGGGGACCAGCTAGTGACAATCAATTTAGAAACCCAAGAAGTTCACGCCCCTTGTGGTCATTATCACTTTGATATTGACCCTGAAGTCCGCCATAAGCTCCTCTATGGCATCGATGATATCGTCGAAACCTTGAACCATGCTGAAGATATTTCTGCTTATGAATCTAAATGGGATGACTTTTATGAGCCTGGTGCTAAGGCTCTCAATTACGATGATGCGAGCTTGAAATCAAAATTACCTAATTATTAA
- a CDS encoding L-threonylcarbamoyladenylate synthase translates to MTNVADKMVHWDGTPNQQAIDILLGEGGMIVSPTKVGYILGTSDKAGLERKFEVKHRKRNKPGVTLCGSMEQLKALAKMTPEIEAFYQQCWDEDILMGCILPWQEEAKAKYMPQDGTEELATDVRGTSCFVIKFGTPGEQIAAELWERDKKLMFASSANPSGKGNRGQVAYIGEEIEQEADLIIEADDYVAAQQPGKTVESRYEQGVMVAFVDDEKGELVPEQGDQRDVSPAPILIRKGIYNDRILAILSEHFNTWHHQHGHYY, encoded by the coding sequence ATGACAAATGTAGCTGATAAAATGGTTCATTGGGACGGTACCCCTAATCAACAAGCAATTGATATTTTATTAGGTGAGGGGGGGATGATTGTTTCGCCAACTAAGGTGGGATATATCTTAGGAACCTCTGATAAAGCTGGTTTAGAGCGTAAATTCGAAGTTAAACATCGTAAGCGCAATAAACCAGGTGTAACGCTGTGCGGCTCAATGGAGCAATTAAAAGCGCTTGCTAAGATGACACCTGAAATCGAAGCGTTTTATCAACAATGCTGGGATGAGGATATTTTGATGGGTTGCATTCTGCCATGGCAAGAGGAGGCTAAGGCTAAATACATGCCTCAGGATGGTACTGAGGAATTAGCAACTGACGTACGTGGCACTTCTTGCTTTGTTATTAAATTTGGTACGCCTGGTGAACAAATTGCGGCGGAACTATGGGAGCGGGACAAGAAATTAATGTTTGCCTCTTCGGCTAATCCTTCTGGAAAGGGTAACCGTGGTCAAGTTGCTTATATAGGCGAAGAAATTGAACAGGAAGCGGACCTTATTATCGAAGCAGACGACTATGTGGCTGCCCAGCAACCAGGCAAAACAGTCGAATCGCGTTATGAGCAAGGTGTCATGGTTGCCTTTGTTGATGACGAAAAAGGTGAACTAGTGCCGGAACAAGGCGACCAAAGAGATGTGTCACCAGCGCCTATTCTCATTCGCAAAGGTATTTATAATGATCGGATTTTAGCTATTTTATCTGAGCACTTCAATACTTGGCATCACCAACATGGTCACTACTATTAA
- the glgD gene encoding glucose-1-phosphate adenylyltransferase subunit GlgD, whose amino-acid sequence MYRNKLTAIFSLSEKDEHMAPLTASRPIASLPFACRYRILDFSLTSISHAGVRSAGLFIGDSGRSVYDHIRSGKAWDLDTYRGGIFTYSHMHHKKALFEAASRKGNFYEDHLTFLERASAEYVFVSGSKVLANVILNDVLAELEESGAQLARLYAKVPREYVEYHPEEYIVGVGAGERLVSFAKEGVTPLYGETANFDMNMTLMRSADLIDMINKADDNGLFLDIDQLVEAYLSDYDVYAYEYKGYVANIDSIKAYYDASMDMLDAESFTKLFQTEQPIITKAQNGVPNYYGDHADIVNSQLANGSEIYGNICRSHIGRKVFVDKQAEVNDSIIFQSCQIGKGAKVSYAILDKSVVVEPGAVIEGSADKPIVIGKNQVIKAD is encoded by the coding sequence ATGTATCGTAATAAATTAACCGCCATTTTTAGCCTGAGCGAAAAAGATGAGCATATGGCACCGCTAACTGCTTCTCGGCCAATTGCTTCTTTGCCTTTCGCTTGCCGCTATCGCATTCTAGATTTTTCTTTAACTAGTATTTCCCATGCTGGGGTGCGTTCAGCAGGCTTATTCATCGGTGATTCTGGTCGTTCAGTTTATGACCACATTCGTTCTGGTAAAGCCTGGGATTTAGATACCTATCGTGGTGGTATCTTTACTTATTCCCATATGCATCATAAAAAAGCCTTGTTTGAAGCAGCTAGTCGCAAGGGCAACTTTTATGAAGACCACCTAACCTTCTTAGAACGGGCTAGTGCAGAATATGTTTTTGTATCTGGCTCAAAGGTGTTAGCTAATGTTATTTTAAATGACGTTTTAGCTGAATTAGAAGAGTCCGGTGCACAGCTAGCGCGTTTGTACGCTAAAGTACCAAGAGAGTATGTGGAGTATCATCCAGAAGAATATATCGTCGGAGTTGGAGCGGGTGAACGCTTGGTATCCTTCGCTAAAGAAGGAGTAACACCGCTTTACGGAGAAACAGCTAATTTTGACATGAATATGACCTTGATGCGGTCTGCTGATTTAATTGATATGATTAATAAGGCTGACGATAATGGTCTATTTTTAGATATTGACCAACTAGTAGAAGCTTATCTAAGTGATTATGATGTTTATGCATATGAATATAAGGGCTACGTAGCTAATATCGACTCAATTAAGGCCTACTATGATGCTAGTATGGATATGCTTGACGCTGAGTCATTTACCAAACTCTTCCAAACTGAGCAACCAATTATCACTAAAGCTCAAAATGGGGTACCTAATTACTATGGTGACCACGCCGATATTGTTAATTCTCAGTTAGCAAATGGATCTGAAATCTATGGTAATATTTGCAGATCTCATATCGGTCGTAAAGTGTTTGTAGACAAGCAAGCTGAAGTAAATGACTCAATTATCTTCCAAAGTTGTCAAATTGGTAAAGGGGCTAAGGTGTCCTATGCCATCCTAGACAAGAGTGTTGTGGTAGAACCTGGTGCAGTTATTGAGGGTTCCGCTGATAAACCGATTGTAATTGGTAAAAACCAGGTAATCAAAGCAGATTAA
- a CDS encoding esterase family protein, which yields MHFEKRSHWSGQLGREMGFNKYGHAGKPVIVFPSSGGSQDEFADFGMIETIANHIDAGRLTVYTPSSIDSESWLAEGKSGHNMAKAHNQYDKYIISEFLPLIRHESQWGGKIMATGCSMGGFHAVNFGLRHPDVFDVVIAMSGVYDARFFTGDFGDDMVVYENSPIDYLNNMTDAWFLDQYRQNHYIVAVGQGNWEGPHIEATRQLESTFANKAIPGWFDYWGHDVPHDWPAWRQQFPYFVNNLVGQGIL from the coding sequence ATGCATTTTGAAAAACGTAGTCACTGGAGTGGTCAATTAGGCCGTGAAATGGGCTTTAACAAATATGGTCATGCAGGTAAGCCAGTTATTGTATTTCCTTCTTCAGGAGGGAGTCAGGATGAATTTGCGGATTTTGGTATGATTGAAACTATTGCTAACCATATCGATGCAGGTCGTTTAACAGTTTATACCCCCTCGTCAATTGATAGTGAGTCTTGGTTAGCAGAAGGTAAATCTGGCCATAATATGGCTAAGGCCCATAACCAGTATGACAAATACATTATTTCTGAGTTTCTACCTCTAATTCGTCATGAATCACAGTGGGGCGGCAAAATCATGGCTACTGGATGTTCCATGGGCGGCTTCCATGCGGTTAACTTTGGTTTGCGTCATCCTGATGTCTTCGATGTTGTGATTGCTATGTCTGGAGTCTATGATGCACGTTTCTTTACCGGTGATTTTGGTGATGACATGGTTGTTTACGAAAATTCACCAATCGACTATTTGAACAATATGACTGATGCTTGGTTCCTTGACCAATATCGGCAAAACCACTACATTGTAGCAGTGGGACAAGGTAATTGGGAAGGTCCCCATATTGAAGCAACAAGGCAACTAGAATCGACTTTTGCTAATAAGGCTATCCCAGGCTGGTTTGACTATTGGGGTCACGATGTGCCACATGACTGGCCAGCATGGCGGCAACAATTCCCTTATTTTGTTAATAACCTAGTCGGTCAGGGTATTCTTTAA
- a CDS encoding ATP-grasp domain-containing protein, with translation MTRKLNYVMTSPQFPLNYANFAVQLKQNGVNVLGLGDEPYDQLPQVIKDNLTEYYWVPDMHNFDQMKAGIQFFIDKYGSVDRIESHNEYWLEMDARLRTEFNIFGLKNQDMDRIKNKSGMKKVFRENNIPVAKGRVFGDKADGQALVKELGYPVIVKPDNGVGASDTWKINNDQELEKFYVEKDDQVPYIMEEFIEGDIVTFDGITDAEGKIVFYSSQVHSSPILDVAEAATELTFYTANEFADDLVELGTKSVESYGLPERFFHHEFFRKKKDGKLIALEINCRPPGGCAIDMMNYANQIDVYHEYANLVAGYGFQAQLNRPYNALYVARKFDKNYRLSYDDIVAKHHDKIIDIYESPRVLSGVMGDYAFIFVTPTTDNMPALVADVSDLAN, from the coding sequence ATGACTAGAAAATTAAACTATGTCATGACCTCGCCCCAATTCCCTTTGAATTACGCTAATTTTGCGGTACAGCTAAAGCAAAATGGTGTAAATGTATTGGGTTTAGGGGATGAGCCTTATGACCAGCTTCCCCAGGTCATTAAGGACAATTTAACTGAATACTATTGGGTGCCTGATATGCATAATTTTGACCAAATGAAGGCGGGTATTCAATTTTTCATCGACAAGTATGGATCAGTTGATCGTATTGAATCTCACAATGAATATTGGTTAGAGATGGATGCGCGTTTACGTACGGAATTCAATATTTTTGGTCTTAAAAATCAAGATATGGACCGGATTAAGAATAAATCAGGCATGAAAAAAGTCTTCCGTGAAAATAATATACCAGTTGCTAAAGGTCGAGTCTTTGGGGACAAAGCAGACGGACAAGCCCTAGTTAAAGAGCTAGGCTATCCAGTTATCGTTAAACCAGATAATGGTGTAGGTGCTTCTGATACCTGGAAAATTAATAATGACCAAGAACTTGAGAAATTTTACGTGGAAAAAGATGATCAAGTTCCATATATTATGGAGGAGTTTATTGAGGGCGACATTGTCACCTTCGATGGTATAACAGATGCGGAAGGTAAGATTGTCTTTTATTCTTCACAGGTTCACTCATCGCCAATTTTAGATGTTGCTGAAGCTGCGACTGAGCTTACTTTCTATACAGCTAATGAATTTGCTGATGATTTAGTTGAATTAGGCACTAAATCTGTTGAGAGTTATGGCTTACCAGAGCGCTTTTTCCATCATGAATTCTTCCGCAAGAAAAAAGATGGCAAATTGATTGCTTTAGAGATTAATTGTCGTCCACCAGGAGGTTGTGCCATCGATATGATGAATTATGCCAACCAAATTGATGTCTATCATGAATATGCTAATCTGGTTGCAGGTTATGGCTTCCAGGCTCAACTGAACCGCCCTTACAATGCCCTATATGTGGCTCGAAAATTCGATAAAAACTATCGCTTATCTTACGATGACATTGTAGCTAAGCATCATGATAAGATTATTGATATTTATGAGTCGCCACGTGTCTTGTCAGGCGTTATGGGTGACTATGCTTTTATATTTGTGACACCAACTACTGATAATATGCCAGCTTTGGTAGCTGATGTATCAGATTTAGCTAATTAG
- the glgB gene encoding 1,4-alpha-glucan branching protein GlgB gives MSNQPLDMASLEHNMYFFNLGNHFQAYEFLGARQTTLDGVTGYRFTVWAPNAKRVYVKGYFNDWQETRMEKVGRTGAWTVFIENAKEWDLYKYVIEARTGEKKEKQDPFAFAYEIAPANASIIQNLPDYQWQDQAWYEKRQKSNVYKEPLNIYEVHQSSWRRHEDGSAYTWADLADELIPYVKEMGYTHIEFMPLMEHPLEMSWGYQIGGYYALAGRYGTNFEHLMAFVDRAHQEGIGLIVDWVPGHFVVNDDAMAYYDGTPTFEYSDPNRANNIRWGSLNFDLGKSQVQSFLISNALFWLEKFHFDGIRVDSVSNILYLDYDEGPWTPNEYGNNVNLEGLGFLRKLNKEVFLRDPSYLMMAEESTAWPGVTANLDHGGIGFNFKWNMGWMNDTLKFFSLDPLSRKYNYKLITFTFMYMFDENFVLGLSHDEVVHGKHSLLGRMPGNSRYDQFCNLRVMEGYRMTYPGKKLTFMGNEIGQFLEWRWYSQLEWEDLNREFNSEYNHFVKSINELYLTKKALHQNDLNRNGISFLEADDADRTIVAYIRQADEAEELVVCVHNFTPVQRDNYRIGVPYPGTYQVILNSEMAEFGGNWEYQQEVFEAEPIPAQRHLYSIEVTLPSMATFLLEPLEIELIDYSSQADAVQKEKEALAKAAQVNQTKAKQPQKAKLPKTKKTRKRKTARK, from the coding sequence ATGTCTAATCAACCGCTGGATATGGCATCCTTGGAGCATAATATGTACTTCTTTAATCTAGGGAACCATTTCCAAGCCTATGAGTTCTTGGGGGCTCGTCAAACGACGCTAGATGGTGTAACAGGATATCGTTTTACGGTCTGGGCACCGAATGCTAAGCGTGTATATGTGAAAGGTTACTTTAATGACTGGCAAGAAACCAGAATGGAAAAAGTAGGACGAACTGGTGCTTGGACTGTTTTTATCGAGAATGCCAAGGAATGGGATCTTTACAAATATGTTATAGAGGCTCGCACTGGTGAAAAGAAAGAGAAGCAAGACCCTTTTGCTTTCGCTTATGAAATCGCACCTGCCAATGCGTCCATCATTCAAAATCTTCCTGACTATCAGTGGCAGGACCAAGCCTGGTATGAAAAACGACAAAAGTCAAATGTCTATAAAGAACCGTTAAATATCTATGAGGTCCACCAATCTTCTTGGCGCCGACATGAAGATGGCTCCGCTTATACCTGGGCAGATTTAGCTGATGAATTGATTCCTTATGTTAAAGAGATGGGTTACACCCATATTGAGTTTATGCCGCTGATGGAACATCCATTGGAGATGTCTTGGGGTTACCAAATTGGTGGCTATTATGCCTTAGCTGGACGATATGGCACTAATTTTGAGCATTTAATGGCTTTTGTCGATCGGGCGCACCAAGAGGGAATTGGGTTAATTGTTGACTGGGTTCCCGGGCATTTTGTCGTCAATGATGATGCCATGGCATATTACGACGGTACCCCAACTTTTGAATATAGTGATCCTAATCGGGCCAATAATATTCGCTGGGGTAGTTTGAACTTTGATCTCGGTAAGTCGCAAGTGCAAAGTTTCTTAATATCAAATGCCTTGTTCTGGTTGGAAAAATTCCACTTTGACGGTATCCGGGTCGATTCAGTATCTAATATTTTGTATCTAGATTATGATGAGGGTCCATGGACCCCTAATGAATATGGTAATAATGTAAACTTAGAGGGCTTAGGCTTCTTACGCAAGCTTAACAAAGAGGTGTTTTTAAGAGACCCTTCTTATCTGATGATGGCAGAAGAATCAACTGCCTGGCCAGGTGTCACCGCTAACCTCGACCATGGAGGTATTGGTTTTAACTTTAAATGGAATATGGGCTGGATGAACGATACTTTAAAGTTCTTTTCTCTTGACCCCTTGTCGCGTAAATATAATTATAAATTAATTACCTTTACCTTTATGTATATGTTTGATGAGAACTTTGTTTTGGGATTATCTCATGATGAGGTGGTTCATGGCAAACATTCTTTATTAGGTCGGATGCCTGGTAATAGTCGTTATGACCAATTCTGTAACTTACGAGTTATGGAAGGCTATCGCATGACTTATCCTGGTAAAAAACTAACCTTTATGGGCAATGAAATTGGTCAGTTCCTGGAATGGCGCTGGTATAGTCAGCTGGAATGGGAAGATTTAAATAGAGAATTTAATAGTGAATATAACCATTTTGTTAAAAGCATAAATGAGTTATACTTAACCAAGAAAGCGCTTCATCAAAATGACTTGAATCGTAATGGCATCTCTTTCTTAGAGGCGGACGATGCTGACCGCACCATCGTTGCTTATATCCGTCAAGCAGATGAAGCTGAGGAACTAGTAGTCTGTGTACATAATTTCACCCCTGTTCAGCGTGACAACTACCGTATTGGCGTGCCATACCCAGGTACTTACCAGGTCATTTTAAATAGTGAAATGGCGGAATTTGGTGGTAATTGGGAGTATCAGCAAGAAGTATTTGAAGCTGAACCCATACCTGCTCAGCGTCATCTCTATTCAATTGAAGTTACGCTACCTTCCATGGCAACTTTTTTACTAGAGCCTTTAGAAATTGAATTAATTGACTATTCAAGTCAAGCTGATGCAGTTCAGAAAGAAAAAGAAGCGCTAGCAAAGGCCGCTCAAGTAAATCAAACAAAGGCAAAGCAACCTCAGAAAGCTAAGCTGCCAAAAACGAAGAAGACAAGAAAGAGAAAAACAGCTCGGAAATAA
- a CDS encoding alpha/beta hydrolase, translating into MARDSSYYYLKMETHYLENPYYQDKRRVRVLLPKDYYQSDRHYPVLYMHDGQNVFYSKEAFIGHSWKIIPLIKRNPDLPQMIVVGIDNHPNRMDEYAPWPASGYHDPNVADLGGDGKLYGEWIVNQVKPFIDNHYRSLADRRHTMMAGSSMGGLITAYMGSAYPHIFGNIGVFSLASWFSENDFLDFIQSHPLYADNKVYIQVGTNEDDISDQAFVGQHVSQAYIDASLSYYQALIKSGCSLNQIDLNIFVDETHNEYYWAKHFPEFMRFIWQDHK; encoded by the coding sequence ATGGCTCGTGATAGTTCTTACTATTACTTGAAAATGGAAACACATTACCTTGAAAATCCTTACTATCAGGACAAAAGACGGGTACGCGTGTTATTGCCCAAGGATTATTATCAATCAGACCGGCATTATCCAGTACTTTATATGCACGACGGTCAAAATGTTTTTTATAGTAAAGAGGCATTTATCGGTCATTCATGGAAAATAATTCCATTAATCAAAAGAAACCCTGATCTGCCACAAATGATTGTGGTAGGTATTGATAACCATCCCAACCGAATGGATGAATATGCACCATGGCCTGCAAGTGGCTACCATGATCCCAATGTGGCAGATTTAGGTGGTGACGGCAAGTTATATGGTGAATGGATAGTTAACCAAGTTAAGCCTTTTATTGACAATCACTACCGGTCCTTAGCTGACCGGAGGCATACGATGATGGCCGGATCATCAATGGGTGGACTGATTACCGCTTATATGGGTTCTGCCTATCCTCATATCTTCGGTAATATCGGTGTGTTTTCTTTAGCCTCCTGGTTTTCAGAAAACGATTTTCTAGATTTTATTCAAAGTCACCCGCTCTACGCTGATAATAAGGTCTATATCCAAGTTGGAACCAACGAGGATGATATTTCAGACCAAGCCTTTGTTGGTCAACACGTTTCCCAGGCCTATATTGATGCTAGCCTATCCTATTACCAAGCATTGATAAAATCTGGTTGTAGCCTGAATCAAATTGATTTAAATATTTTTGTGGATGAGACCCATAATGAATATTATTGGGCTAAACATTTTCCTGAATTTATGCGTTTTATCTGGCAAGATCATAAATAA